The Endozoicomonas sp. 4G DNA segment GCTTCCCGAATGAATTTGCCAAAACGCATGCCCTGAAATCCTCTGTTTTATTTTATTCAGGCGGCTCTTTCTGCTTCCGGCAGATCAGTCAGAGTGCCGTATTGTTGCTGGGCATAAATCAGTGGCGAAGCCCCCTGATTCAGGCGAACTTCGCGAACATGGCCAATACAGATATGGTGAGTACCTGACTGATTCATCTCCTTCAGTTCACAGACGACACTGGCCAAAGCATCATCCAGCATAGGAGCTCCGGATTGAGAAGGTGACCAGTCACCGGCTTCCAGAAATCGTTGTTCGCCCCTGGCACCTGAACGACCGGCAAATACGTCAGACACATTCTGCTGATCGGCACTCAGAACATTGATGCAGAAATAGCCACTGGCCCTGATTTCTGCCAGAGCCTGTACGTCTTTATGGATACAAACCAGCATGGCAGCCGGTTCCGTGGATAAAGAGCATACGGCTGTGGCCGTAAGACCATTTCTTGATCCATCATGTCGGGAAGTAACGACGTTGACGGAAGCTGCCAGTTCCTGCATGGCTTGTTTAAAGTCCGAAACCAGAGACTGCTCACTCATAAAAACTGCGCTCCCGCTTGCAAGGGCATTGAAAATCGATTCGTTTGACAAGTTGGCTATGTCAGATTGGGCACTATGATACCAATCAATCAGAAATGCCGATAGAGAGGGGAAGACCTGCTGATATTCACCAGATCCGATGGGCATTGACTCTGGAAAAAGTTATTTTCTGCGGAAAAAGTCGTTGAGCTTGGTAGCCAGCATCATATTGCCTTCGGTGCGTACTTTGCCCGTCATAAAAGCCTGCATGCCATCCAGTTCACCGGTCATGATCCCGACAAAGGATTCACTGTCTGTGATCAGGGTGACACCAGGGTCTTCACTGGCGCCTTTAAGTACACGACAAGTGCCGTCATCAATAATGATGTGGTAGGTTTCTCCGTCGGTAATATCAAACTGAAAAGTGAGCTGCTGTCCCGCAGCCGCGCTGGCATCAAAACGGCTGGGTATGTTGTCGAAGATTTCTTGCACTGTGGTCATTGTTATAACTCCATGAGTATTGTTCCGGGCACTATAGCAGGTCGGGGTTTTTATGTGTTGTCTGGTCCCCGGAGATCATATCTGATTTTTACAGCAAGCTCTCATAGATATTACTTTGCTTTACATTTGTTCTGGTTGATTTATCGAATGAGCGTAACGAAAGGTAGGGCAGATTGTCTGGGGAACCCCGTCGAATAAGGTGTATCTCGCTATAGCAACCAAACGCCGTTCACCCTGAGCGCCCTTCGACTCTGCTCAGGGTGAACGGAGTTTGGGTGCCATTGATAATCTGTAGCGTAAGAGCGAGGGCTGCACGGATATTAGAGCTTAGCTGCACTGGTTGTAGGAATCCCCGTTGTTCACGGCTGGGAGGAAGTCAAGTGACAGCCATCAAGCTATATGCATGCTTGATGGCTGTGCTTTTCAAACAGTTCGATTCTTTAAATAGCTTTCGTTATCAACTGCATTCCTGATAAGGGTTTGAAAGGAAATGATCATCTCTAACAGTTCTGCCTGTACTTCGCTATAAACATCTTCAACATCTTTGCCTGTCAGTCTTTCCCCATGGGAAATGCCATTTCTATACTTGACCAGCTTTGAATCAATGAAGTGCTTTTTAAGTTCGAAAATGGATTCGGTCAGGCTCCTATTCGGTCAGGCTCCTAGTTAGTACATGATATTTAGTGCCTGTCCGAAAACCCTCAACCACTTGAAAACATAGGCTTATAGCCCAATATAGGGAACGAAGATTTTCCACAACGAGCCTTTTCCACTTATGCGCCAAACCATCAACCCACAAATGCAGCTTGGCGAGGTTGACATCTCTGCCATTACATTCAACCTCAGGTCAAGGGACGATATTCCTCGATTACTCCTGGCATTGCAGCATATCTGGACAAATATCGAGTTGAGAAACCAGGTTTTTCACGTGCTTGAGGGTATGATAACTGCTGACCAAGGTAACGGGCGTCCCGGAATGGATCTCTGAAGGGTGTTGGTTTTTGGCACCTTGCGGCTGGTTATTAACTGCGCAAACAGCGATTTCCCCAGGTATCACAAGTCAGTTATGACCGAGGTTTCTGGTCAAAAGAAAACCTTGAAAAACTGGAAGAATTTCTCGACCGAGCCGTGTTGCCGAAAAAAGGCAGGTGGTCAGAACAGGACAGGCTTCGTGAGCGACACCCGGAGTTTATCAGGGCAAAAAGGAAGCACTCCGCTGTAGAATCTGACATTAATGCCCTCGAACAGCATGGGCTGGACCGATGCCCGGATACTGGCATTGATGGCTTCCGTCGTTATGTGTCGCTGGCAGTTCTGGGTACCAATCTGCATCGATTGGGTACCTTGCTGCAAAAGCAGGCAGTCCAGACAAGTAAAAAAGCGGCCTGAAAAGAGAAACTGGCTTGTTGGCAACCAGGTTCACCTTTGGGTGAGGATGTTCTGTGCCCAAAAATCGGGAAGTTGTTCATAAAATGAACAGAAATTAACCAAAAAGTAGCACCCTCAAATGAGTAGGCTAAATTTTAATCAAAAAATTTTGGCTGCTGCCTGCTGCATCGGATTATTTGTGGGTTTTCGGGCAGGCACTAAGTACTAATTTTTTTGTTCTGTTCTCCCACCTTTTCACTAAATTGACCCAGATCAACACTCTGCTTTTCGTCGATTGCAATGTTTAACAAATATTGTCATTTTTCGCCCCTTTCTAAATCTGCCCCCTCATTGCTGACGGCTGTAAAGCTTTCTATCTGGAGAGAATATGCGTTCAAAAGATCAGAAAAATGGTCTTTATCAGAAGTGGAAGACGATTCCCCTCTGGAAGAAAATCATGACTGGCATGGTGCTGGGTCTGGCTACCGGTTTTACCATGGGCCCTGAAGCCGCCATGTTCAAGCCGCTGGGCGATCTGTTTCTTAATGCCATTAAAATGCTGATCGTACCGCTGGTGTTCTGTTCTCTGGTGAGCGGTGTGACCTCGATGAACGACTCCAGCAAAATGGGTCGTGTGGCATTGAAGAGTATTGCCCTGTATCTGACCACCGGTGCGGTTGCGATTACTATTGGTCTTCTGATCGGTAACTTCTTTGCACCCGGTGAAGGCTTGAACCTTGTTGCACCTGCCGCCAGTGAAGTCAAAGATTCTCCGTCCATGATCGATACTCTGGTGGCGACGATTCCTGCCAATCCCATTATGTCTATGGCGAATGGCGAAATTCTCCAGATTATTGTATTTGCCCTGTTTGTCGGTGTGGCTATCAGCACTCTGGGCAAGAAAGCCGAGCCCATGCGGAAGCTGATTGAGTCCGGTGCCGAAATTATGTACCAGCTGACGGGCATTGTGATGAGCTTTGCGCCCTACGGTATTTTTGGTCTGATGGCCGCTGTGGCAGGTGAGAATGGCGTTGATGTCTTGCTACCTCTGGCTAAAGTGATTGGCTCTGTCTATTTTGGCTGTGCTTTCCTGATTTACGGCCTGTACAGCCTCTTCCTGAAAGCCAATGGTTTGAGTCCGCGTAAATTCCTGAAGGCGACCATGAACGTGCAAACGGTTGCTTTCAGTACTTCCAGCAGCTCAGGCACTCTGCCGGTAAGTTTGCAAACGGGTGAGCAAAAGCTGGGCCTGTCTAAAAGCATCTGCAGTTTTGTCATGCCTCTGGGTGCCACTGTGAACATGAATGGCACTGCCCTGTATCAAGGGGTTTGTGCACTGTTTATTGCTCAGGCTTACGGTATTGATCTGACGGTGGCGAACTATCTCACCATCATCTTTACTTCTACGCTTGCAGCGGTGGGTACAGCCGGTGTTCCGGGTGCTGGCCTGATCATGTTAAGTCTGGTACTGACCAGCGTTGGCCTGCCGGTTGAGGGGGTTGCCCTGATTGCGGCAGTGGATCGGATTCTGGATATGGCCCGCACTTGGGTGAACGTACAGGGCGACATTATGGTCACCAGTGTCGTAGCCAGAAGCGAAGGTGAACTGGACAAAACGATCTATGACGATGAAACCGCGGGTGAAAGGCTGGAGCCTAAGCTAGCTTCTACTTAATCTTATCCGCGGTCTTCCAAAGAGAGTGATTGGGCAATGGCCATCAAGGTTCGGTAACCCGCACTCTCTACCTGTCTGGGTAACTTCAGCACTTTGCTTAACACATCAGGGTTGGCTTCTAAAAAGCTTTTTACCTGAGGGGCAAAGGCTCTGGGGAATCGGCAAACCAGGGGTGGTGATGCCGACATTTGTTGGCTAATCAGCTTTTGAAATACAGGAGCCGTTCCTGAAAAAAGCGGTTGCCAGTTTTCGTCACTGAGCCGGGTAGCATTCTCGGCGATGAACCCCGGCCAGAAGTCGAGCAGTTCAGGGTCAGCCAGTGCTTTTTCAAACAGTGTGGGGTCAATATCCAGAGCCGCTTGTGGAAACCGTTTGACGAACGCCAGCGTTACCTGCTCTTCCTGAGTAAAGTCAGACAGTAGCAGTGTATTTCGAGCAGCTTTGTGAAAAGTGGGTGAGTGATAAGGCATTAAGCTGTCCTGGCGTCGCAGATAATGTTGAGCCGCTACGGCAATATACTGTTCTTCCATATCCGGGTTCAGTTGAATCAGAAACATCAGCTGATGTACGAGAGCTGACTTACACTGACTAATCACATTCGGGTATTTCAGGTATAGGCTAAGCTCCATCGTAATAAACTCATCAACGCAGTTCCGGGTGGCCTGATACACCTCGCTCAGGTCGTCCTGACCTGAGCATTGATGGCTGAATTCATCCAGCCATTCAAGCAGGGCTGTGTTATAGAATCCGACAAGCTGGTTGAGGTCGGTGGTGTCCATAAAGTCACAGAATCTTGTAAAGCCTTCATGCATGGTTTTGTTCAGTTTGTCCTGTAAATTTTGCTCGGGCTTTTTTGCCCGGACAGAAACATAAAGTGTTTTACTCAGTTGCTCTCTGGCACGGATGATCTGACAGGCGGGGGTTTTCAGGAACTCTGCGACCTGCTGAGTCAGTACGAATAAGTCCCGCTCTCCCGCTATCGTTGCTTCAAAGGTTGAGACAGCTCGGTCACTCAGGTTGAGATGTCGGTTCACATCGTGGGCCGATTGAGTCATGGAGCCGAGCAGGTTGCTGAGGTGCGCAGGGTCTGGACGGGTGACAATCCAGTCTTTATAGGTAGCGATCACTGTCAGCAGTTGGTATGGGTCGTGGAGTCCAATCTCAGTATTCGGTGCACATTTTTTATGATCTGGGGTCAGGTCTTGAACCTGTTCATGAAGACTCGGAATCATCGCCTACTTCCCTGTTTTAATACGTCTTTATGGAAAATCTAGCAGCAGTGGGAGGGGTAAAAGGAGTGTCAGAAACCAGACTTAACGGACGGATAACAACAAACAGACGGGAGGTGTGACAAAAATGCATCAGGAAGAGAGCGCGAAGCCCTCTCCGGGATCAGATGTCTTTGTGAGGACCGAATACCTCGTAGTGAATATTCTCTGATGGCACCCCCCAGCCCTGAAGTGTTTTGTTGACCATGGACATGTAGCCTGAAGGACCACAAAAGTAGTAGTGAGCCCCCGGAATTTCAATCTGCTCACGAATCAGGTTTAGATCGGTACGGCCAGCATGATCGTAGTGCTGATCACCTTTTGCAGGTTGATCGTAGAAAACAATTTTTTCAAGATTATCACGCTGCTCTGCCAGAGTGCTTACATGGTCGGAAAAAGCGTGGACACTGCCGTTTATTGCACTGTGAACAAAACGGACAGGTTCTGAGGATTCCGAGGCTGTCAGGGTATTCAACATGCTGAGCAGCGGAGTGACACCGACACCGCCACTGAGCAGCACGACCGGGCTTTTATTACGGGTATCCAGAAAGAAATCTCCGGCTGGAGGACTCAGTTCTACGGCATCACCTTCCTGTACATAGTCGTGCAGGTAGTTGGAAACTACGCCCTGAATAGCCTCTGTTCCTTCACGTTTTACCGAAATTCTGTAGCTTTTGCCATTACTGGCATCGGACAGACTGTACTGACGGACGCAACGGTTTGCACTGTTGTGCGGGGTTATGTACAGACCGATGTATTGTCCCGGTTTAAAGTCAGCAACGGGTTTTCCGTCCACTGGTTCAAAATAGAAGGAAGTGATCAGATCGCTCTCTTTCACTTTCCGGGCCACTCTGAATTCACGGGTGCCGCGCCAGCCACCAGAATGCCCCTCACTGTCTTGATAAATCCCTTCTTCGACTTCGATAAAGAGATTGGCCAGGAACTGGTACGCCTCTGCCCAGGCTTCAAGAATCTCATCCGTTGCTGCATCACCCAGAACATGGGCCACGGCTGCCAGCAGGTGTTCACCTACGATGGGGTAGTGTTCAGGCTTTACGTTGAAGCTGGCATGTTTGTGAGCAATACGCCGTACTGCGTCACTCAGGGCTTCCAGATTATCAATATGGGCAGCGTAGCCGTAGACAGCCGCTGCCAGAGCGGCCTGTTGACGTCCTGTCTTTTGGTGGGAGGTATTGAAAATATTCAGCAGTTCCGGGTGATGGCTGAATAACAGCTGGTAGAAGTAGCGGGTAATTGCCTCGCCATGTTCAGCCATTACGGGGGCGGTGGCTTTGACGATGTTAATGGTTTTTTCACTGAGGCTCATGGTGGATGGCTCCAAATGGGTCTTTCTGAAAGATGTATTTGTAATGCATCTTTATTAGGTGCATCCTAGATGCATCTTTAAAAAAAGTCCACAGTGCCCATGAAATTGACCAAATATACCGATTATGCACTGAGAATCCTGATTTACTCGGTATTGCAACCACAGGCACGGTTGATCTCTATTCAGGAGGTGACCGAGGTGTATGACCTCTCGCGCAATCATGTCATGAAGATTGTCCAGCGCCTGGGTCAGGAAGGCTATTTGACTACGGTCCGTGG contains these protein-coding regions:
- a CDS encoding flavin reductase family protein, with protein sequence MSEQSLVSDFKQAMQELAASVNVVTSRHDGSRNGLTATAVCSLSTEPAAMLVCIHKDVQALAEIRASGYFCINVLSADQQNVSDVFAGRSGARGEQRFLEAGDWSPSQSGAPMLDDALASVVCELKEMNQSGTHHICIGHVREVRLNQGASPLIYAQQQYGTLTDLPEAERAA
- a CDS encoding SCP2 sterol-binding domain-containing protein, with product MKTPTCYSARNNTHGVITMTTVQEIFDNIPSRFDASAAAGQQLTFQFDITDGETYHIIIDDGTCRVLKGASEDPGVTLITDSESFVGIMTGELDGMQAFMTGKVRTEGNMMLATKLNDFFRRK
- a CDS encoding dicarboxylate/amino acid:cation symporter; this encodes MRSKDQKNGLYQKWKTIPLWKKIMTGMVLGLATGFTMGPEAAMFKPLGDLFLNAIKMLIVPLVFCSLVSGVTSMNDSSKMGRVALKSIALYLTTGAVAITIGLLIGNFFAPGEGLNLVAPAASEVKDSPSMIDTLVATIPANPIMSMANGEILQIIVFALFVGVAISTLGKKAEPMRKLIESGAEIMYQLTGIVMSFAPYGIFGLMAAVAGENGVDVLLPLAKVIGSVYFGCAFLIYGLYSLFLKANGLSPRKFLKATMNVQTVAFSTSSSSGTLPVSLQTGEQKLGLSKSICSFVMPLGATVNMNGTALYQGVCALFIAQAYGIDLTVANYLTIIFTSTLAAVGTAGVPGAGLIMLSLVLTSVGLPVEGVALIAAVDRILDMARTWVNVQGDIMVTSVVARSEGELDKTIYDDETAGERLEPKLAST
- the hmpA gene encoding NO-inducible flavohemoprotein, translated to MSLSEKTINIVKATAPVMAEHGEAITRYFYQLLFSHHPELLNIFNTSHQKTGRQQAALAAAVYGYAAHIDNLEALSDAVRRIAHKHASFNVKPEHYPIVGEHLLAAVAHVLGDAATDEILEAWAEAYQFLANLFIEVEEGIYQDSEGHSGGWRGTREFRVARKVKESDLITSFYFEPVDGKPVADFKPGQYIGLYITPHNSANRCVRQYSLSDASNGKSYRISVKREGTEAIQGVVSNYLHDYVQEGDAVELSPPAGDFFLDTRNKSPVVLLSGGVGVTPLLSMLNTLTASESSEPVRFVHSAINGSVHAFSDHVSTLAEQRDNLEKIVFYDQPAKGDQHYDHAGRTDLNLIREQIEIPGAHYYFCGPSGYMSMVNKTLQGWGVPSENIHYEVFGPHKDI